A genome region from Columba livia isolate bColLiv1 breed racing homer chromosome 2, bColLiv1.pat.W.v2, whole genome shotgun sequence includes the following:
- the LOC102090062 gene encoding probable 2-ketogluconate reductase isoform X2, whose product MEGQELPYVLIDSIGGKHGVYEDHLEFLKKHFQLITMKEYLENKKFLSENIKAVYMWYHKPVINEGLLQSLPNLKVVASSGVGIDHLDLKLLSSYGVKVSNTPFAVSTDTADFGMALMLASSRRLVEGYQMAVSPNTEYSPADCLGAEVSGATLGIVGMGTIGYKVAERAKAFEMKILYHNRNQRNKEEESAVGAIYCKKIDDLLQQSDFVLLSVSLTPQTHKLIGKRELELMKPTATLINISRGLVVDQDALVEVLQNKVIKAAALDVTHPEPLPRDHPLLNMKNVIITPHMASATKKTRRLMMENMTESIEAGLRGLPIPNEVLL is encoded by the exons ATGGAGGGTCAAGAACTGCCTTATGTGCTCATTGACAGTATAGGAGGGAAGCATGGAGTATATGAAGACCATCTTGAATTtctgaagaaacattttcaaCTCATCACCATGAAAGAGTATCTTGAAAACAAGAAATTTCTCAGTGAAAATATCAAAGCTGTTTATATGTGGTATCACAAACCAGTTATTAATGAAGGGCTGCTACAGAGCTTGCCTAACTTGAAGGTAGTTGCAAGCTCTGGAGTGGGGATAGATCACTTGGACCTGAAACTCCTCTCCAGCTATGGTGTGAAAGTGTCCAACACTCCATTTGCTGTTTCCACTGACACTGCAGACTTTGGGATGGCTTTGATGCTGGCATCTTCCAGGAGGCTTGTGGAAG GCTATCAGATGGCAGTCTCACCCAACACAGAGTATTCCCCTGCTGACTGCCTGGGGGCTGAGGTTTCTGGAGCAACCTTGGGGATTGTGGGAATGGGCACCATTGGCTACAAAGTGGCTGAGAGAGCCAAAGCCTTTGAAATGAAGATTTTGTACCACAACAGGAATCAGAG aaacaaggaagaagaaagtgcTGTTGGAGCTATTTACTGTAAGAAGATAGATGATTTGCTCCAGCAGTCAGATTTTGTGTTGCTTTCTGTAAGCCTGACTCCACAGACGCACAAACTGATTGGGaagagggagctggagctgatgAAACCCACAGCTACTCTCATTAATATCAGCAGAG GTCTGGTTGTGGATCAGGATGCTTTGGTGGAAGTCCTTCAAAACAAAGTTATTAAGGCAGCTGCGCTGGATGTGACACATCCTGAACCTTTGCCAAG ggATCACCCTTTGTTAAATATGAAGAATGTTATAATAACTCCTCACATGGCAAGTGCCACCAAAAAGACACGTCGCCTTATGATGGAGAACATGACGGAAAGCATAGAAGCTGGTCTTAGAGGTCTTCCTATCCCTAATGAAGTGCTACTGTAA
- the LOC102090062 gene encoding probable 2-ketogluconate reductase isoform X1, giving the protein MLKNTKEKKGLSYVQKGMEGQELPYVLIDSIGGKHGVYEDHLEFLKKHFQLITMKEYLENKKFLSENIKAVYMWYHKPVINEGLLQSLPNLKVVASSGVGIDHLDLKLLSSYGVKVSNTPFAVSTDTADFGMALMLASSRRLVEGYQMAVSPNTEYSPADCLGAEVSGATLGIVGMGTIGYKVAERAKAFEMKILYHNRNQRNKEEESAVGAIYCKKIDDLLQQSDFVLLSVSLTPQTHKLIGKRELELMKPTATLINISRGLVVDQDALVEVLQNKVIKAAALDVTHPEPLPRDHPLLNMKNVIITPHMASATKKTRRLMMENMTESIEAGLRGLPIPNEVLL; this is encoded by the exons ATGCTGAAGAacaccaaggaaaaaaaggggttAAGTTATGTGCAGAAA GGCATGGAGGGTCAAGAACTGCCTTATGTGCTCATTGACAGTATAGGAGGGAAGCATGGAGTATATGAAGACCATCTTGAATTtctgaagaaacattttcaaCTCATCACCATGAAAGAGTATCTTGAAAACAAGAAATTTCTCAGTGAAAATATCAAAGCTGTTTATATGTGGTATCACAAACCAGTTATTAATGAAGGGCTGCTACAGAGCTTGCCTAACTTGAAGGTAGTTGCAAGCTCTGGAGTGGGGATAGATCACTTGGACCTGAAACTCCTCTCCAGCTATGGTGTGAAAGTGTCCAACACTCCATTTGCTGTTTCCACTGACACTGCAGACTTTGGGATGGCTTTGATGCTGGCATCTTCCAGGAGGCTTGTGGAAG GCTATCAGATGGCAGTCTCACCCAACACAGAGTATTCCCCTGCTGACTGCCTGGGGGCTGAGGTTTCTGGAGCAACCTTGGGGATTGTGGGAATGGGCACCATTGGCTACAAAGTGGCTGAGAGAGCCAAAGCCTTTGAAATGAAGATTTTGTACCACAACAGGAATCAGAG aaacaaggaagaagaaagtgcTGTTGGAGCTATTTACTGTAAGAAGATAGATGATTTGCTCCAGCAGTCAGATTTTGTGTTGCTTTCTGTAAGCCTGACTCCACAGACGCACAAACTGATTGGGaagagggagctggagctgatgAAACCCACAGCTACTCTCATTAATATCAGCAGAG GTCTGGTTGTGGATCAGGATGCTTTGGTGGAAGTCCTTCAAAACAAAGTTATTAAGGCAGCTGCGCTGGATGTGACACATCCTGAACCTTTGCCAAG ggATCACCCTTTGTTAAATATGAAGAATGTTATAATAACTCCTCACATGGCAAGTGCCACCAAAAAGACACGTCGCCTTATGATGGAGAACATGACGGAAAGCATAGAAGCTGGTCTTAGAGGTCTTCCTATCCCTAATGAAGTGCTACTGTAA
- the LOC102090231 gene encoding probable 2-ketogluconate reductase isoform X2 — translation MFRFTQKKCGLSEFGGRFTLLFNAWRKHTQPTAAVLPSRSLIPVRKANFRGLSLPDNPSLRGLYSRTPKADVQVMAGEELPGVLILDVGGTHGVLENLVALLKKHFHVITLKEFRENKEEMRKKIQSVFVFENRPTIDRELLESLPNLKVIGNSGVGVDHLDLKMISNFGVKVTNTPHAVADSTADIGMALMLASARRLVEGCQIAVSPDTKYFAVNWLGVEVTKATLGIIGMGNIGYKVAQRAKAFDMRILYHNRNRRKEEEEAVGAHYCEKMEDLLQQSDFVMLVVNLTPETHKLIGKKELGLMKPTATLINISRGAIVDQDALVEALQNKVIRAAALDVTYPEPLPRDHPFLKLNNIIITPHIGTATVQAIRMMTEEAIANILAVLNGKPIPSEVFPK, via the exons ATGTTTAGGTTTACCCAAAAAAAGTGCGGCTTAAGTGAATTCGGTGGCAGGTTCACTCTCTTATTTAACGCGTGGAGGAAACACACCCAGCCGACCGCTGCTGTCCTGCCCTCCAGGAGCCTGATACCCGTTCGCAAAGCGAACTTCCGGGGGTTGTCTCTCCCTGATAACCCTTCGCTCCGCGGTCTGTATTCCAGAACTCCGAAGGCAGACGTTCAG GTCATGGCAGGAGAAGAGTTGCCAGGTGTTCTGATCCTGGATGTAGGAGGAACTCATGGTGTGCTAGAAAACCTTGTAGCACTTTTGAAGAAACACTTTCACGTTATCACCCTAAAGGAATTTCgtgaaaacaaagaagaaatgagaaaaaaaatccaatctGTTTTCGTATTTGAGAACAGGCCAACTATTGACCGTGAGCTTCTAGAAAGTCTGCCCAATTTAAAGGTAATTGGAAACTCTGGGGTTGGAGTTGATCACTTAGACTTGAAAATGATTTCTAACTTTGGCGTAAAAGTGACCAACACCCCACATGCCGTGGCGGACTCAACAGCAGACATAGGAATGGCCCTGATGCTGGCCTCTGCCAGAAGACTAGTAGAAG GCTGCCAGATTGCGGTTTCTCCAGACACGAAGTATTTTGCTGTCAACTGGTTGGGAGTGGAAGTCACCAAAGCAACGCTTGGGATCATCGGGATGGGCAACATTGGGTACAAAGTGGCTCAGAGAGCCAAAGCCTTCGACATGAGGATCCTGTACCATAACAGGAACCGAAG aaaggaggaggaagaagcagtTGGTGCCCACTACTGTGAGAAGATGGAAGACTTGCTGCAACAATCAGACTTTGTTATGTTGGTTGTGAACCTGACTCCTGAGACTCACAAACTGATTGGGAaaaaggagctggggctgaTGAAACCCACAGCTACTCTGATAAACATCAGCCGAG GTGCAATTGTTGATCAAGATGCATTGGTAGAAGCTCTCCAGAATAAGGTTATTAGGGCTGCTGCTCTGGACGTGACATACCCTGAACCTCTGCCAAG AGACCATCCcttcttaaaattaaataacatCATCATAACCCCTCACATTGGAACTGCGACGGTCCAAGCTATCCGTATGATGACAGAAGAAGCGATAGCAAACATTCTGGCTGTTCTCAATGGCAAACCCATTCCAAGTGAAGTGTTTCCCAAATGA
- the LOC102090231 gene encoding probable 2-ketogluconate reductase isoform X1, with translation MFRFTQKKCGLSEFGGRFTLLFNAWRKHTQPTAAVLPSRSLIPVRKANFRGLSLPDNPSLRGLYSRTPKADVQVMAGEELPGVLILDVGGTHGVLENLVALLKKHFHVITLKEFRENKEEMRKKIQSVFVFENRPTIDRELLESLPNLKVIGNSGVGVDHLDLKMISNFGVKVTNTPHAVADSTADIGMALMLASARRLVEGCQIAVSPDTKYFAVNWLGVEVTKATLGIIGMGNIGYKVAQRAKAFDMRILYHNRNRRRKEEEEAVGAHYCEKMEDLLQQSDFVMLVVNLTPETHKLIGKKELGLMKPTATLINISRGAIVDQDALVEALQNKVIRAAALDVTYPEPLPRDHPFLKLNNIIITPHIGTATVQAIRMMTEEAIANILAVLNGKPIPSEVFPK, from the exons ATGTTTAGGTTTACCCAAAAAAAGTGCGGCTTAAGTGAATTCGGTGGCAGGTTCACTCTCTTATTTAACGCGTGGAGGAAACACACCCAGCCGACCGCTGCTGTCCTGCCCTCCAGGAGCCTGATACCCGTTCGCAAAGCGAACTTCCGGGGGTTGTCTCTCCCTGATAACCCTTCGCTCCGCGGTCTGTATTCCAGAACTCCGAAGGCAGACGTTCAG GTCATGGCAGGAGAAGAGTTGCCAGGTGTTCTGATCCTGGATGTAGGAGGAACTCATGGTGTGCTAGAAAACCTTGTAGCACTTTTGAAGAAACACTTTCACGTTATCACCCTAAAGGAATTTCgtgaaaacaaagaagaaatgagaaaaaaaatccaatctGTTTTCGTATTTGAGAACAGGCCAACTATTGACCGTGAGCTTCTAGAAAGTCTGCCCAATTTAAAGGTAATTGGAAACTCTGGGGTTGGAGTTGATCACTTAGACTTGAAAATGATTTCTAACTTTGGCGTAAAAGTGACCAACACCCCACATGCCGTGGCGGACTCAACAGCAGACATAGGAATGGCCCTGATGCTGGCCTCTGCCAGAAGACTAGTAGAAG GCTGCCAGATTGCGGTTTCTCCAGACACGAAGTATTTTGCTGTCAACTGGTTGGGAGTGGAAGTCACCAAAGCAACGCTTGGGATCATCGGGATGGGCAACATTGGGTACAAAGTGGCTCAGAGAGCCAAAGCCTTCGACATGAGGATCCTGTACCATAACAGGAACCGAAG aagaaaggaggaggaagaagcagtTGGTGCCCACTACTGTGAGAAGATGGAAGACTTGCTGCAACAATCAGACTTTGTTATGTTGGTTGTGAACCTGACTCCTGAGACTCACAAACTGATTGGGAaaaaggagctggggctgaTGAAACCCACAGCTACTCTGATAAACATCAGCCGAG GTGCAATTGTTGATCAAGATGCATTGGTAGAAGCTCTCCAGAATAAGGTTATTAGGGCTGCTGCTCTGGACGTGACATACCCTGAACCTCTGCCAAG AGACCATCCcttcttaaaattaaataacatCATCATAACCCCTCACATTGGAACTGCGACGGTCCAAGCTATCCGTATGATGACAGAAGAAGCGATAGCAAACATTCTGGCTGTTCTCAATGGCAAACCCATTCCAAGTGAAGTGTTTCCCAAATGA